From a single Spongiibacter taiwanensis genomic region:
- the phoR gene encoding phosphate regulon sensor histidine kinase PhoR has product MRDSGWKTELTKVSIPLIGIALVCALFQVGVWPLLIAAIAACAWLLLQLKKLNTWLQGGMDGEPPEATGMWGQVLDSIYDLHRQGAQDRARLGATVEYLRASFASMSDAVVMLDAAGNIEWCNTAAVDLLGLQHEEDTGRQLVNLIRAPAFLRYFESEKYKMPLEMSSPVNGHIQLSINISFFGQGSRLLFARDVTRTHRLEKMRKDFVANVSHELRTPLTVINGYLETFAEHGGENPRWDRAIAQMLQQSRRMHNLIQDLMLLSRLETLPASEQEQIRMRPLMEMIAEEVSAAAKGEREIRVECDDDADLRGCYAELRSAFSNLAVNAARYTEAGDQITLRWFQDDYHAYFEVEDTGIGIEPQYIPRLTERFYRVEESRSIDTGGTGLGLAIVKHVLIRHRAELRIKSVISQGSCFSCVFPKSLLINKLK; this is encoded by the coding sequence ATGCGGGATAGTGGCTGGAAGACCGAGCTGACTAAAGTCAGTATTCCCCTAATTGGCATTGCGTTGGTGTGCGCGCTGTTCCAAGTGGGTGTTTGGCCGCTGCTGATTGCTGCTATTGCCGCGTGTGCTTGGCTGTTGTTACAACTCAAAAAATTGAATACATGGTTACAGGGTGGCATGGACGGTGAGCCACCGGAGGCAACAGGTATGTGGGGACAGGTTTTAGATTCAATCTACGACCTGCATCGTCAGGGCGCCCAGGATCGGGCGCGTCTGGGCGCTACGGTGGAGTATCTGCGGGCGTCGTTTGCGTCTATGTCGGACGCCGTAGTGATGTTGGATGCAGCCGGTAATATTGAATGGTGCAATACCGCGGCAGTGGACTTGCTTGGGTTGCAGCACGAGGAGGACACGGGGCGCCAACTAGTCAACTTGATCCGTGCGCCAGCCTTTCTGCGTTATTTCGAATCAGAAAAATACAAAATGCCATTGGAGATGTCGTCTCCAGTCAATGGGCATATACAGCTGAGTATCAATATCAGTTTTTTCGGCCAGGGTAGTAGGTTGTTGTTTGCGCGAGATGTGACCCGGACCCATCGCCTCGAAAAAATGCGCAAGGACTTCGTTGCCAACGTATCCCACGAATTGCGTACGCCGCTGACTGTTATCAATGGTTATCTCGAAACCTTTGCCGAGCACGGTGGCGAAAACCCCCGTTGGGATCGGGCCATCGCTCAGATGCTGCAACAATCCCGGCGCATGCATAATCTGATTCAAGACTTGATGCTGTTGTCGCGGCTGGAAACGTTGCCGGCCTCCGAGCAAGAGCAGATCAGAATGCGCCCGCTGATGGAAATGATTGCCGAAGAGGTTTCGGCCGCGGCAAAAGGGGAGCGGGAGATTCGGGTTGAATGCGATGATGATGCTGACCTACGGGGTTGCTACGCTGAACTGCGCAGCGCCTTCTCGAACCTGGCGGTCAACGCTGCGCGGTACACCGAGGCCGGGGATCAAATTACTCTGCGCTGGTTTCAGGATGACTATCACGCCTATTTTGAAGTCGAAGACACGGGCATTGGCATTGAGCCGCAATACATTCCCAGGCTGACCGAACGCTTTTATCGCGTCGAGGAAAGTCGCTCCATCGACACTGGCGGTACCGGCCTTGGGCTGGCGATTGTCAAGCACGTGTTGATTCGACATCGCGCCGAATTGCGTATTAAAAGTGTCATATCCCAGGGCAGTTGCTTCAGTTGTGTTTTTCCAAAATCATTACTAATCAATAAGTTAAAGTGA
- a CDS encoding PstS family phosphate ABC transporter substrate-binding protein, whose amino-acid sequence MKIKQSLMAMALSVTAGFSLAGAEVDPGLASYEKASGVAGNLSSVGSDTLANLMTLWAEDFKRHYPNVNVQIQAAGSSTAPPALTEGTSNVGPMSRKMKDKEIEAFEGKYGYKPTAVPVAIDALAVFVHKDNPIEGMTIAQVDAVFSSTRRCGAVEAVQSWGQLGMSGSWVGRDIQIFGRNSVSGTYGYFKEEALCKGDFKNGVNEQPGSASVVQSVSTSINGIGYSGIGYQTPSVRPIPLAKDDKSSFVEATAENATKGTYPLSRFLYVYVNKAPNQPLAPLEREFLKLVLSREGQEVVVKDGYVPLPAKVVERIYALLEM is encoded by the coding sequence GTGAAAATCAAGCAAAGTCTAATGGCAATGGCGCTGAGTGTGACCGCAGGGTTCTCGCTGGCGGGCGCCGAAGTAGACCCCGGTCTGGCATCTTACGAGAAAGCGTCGGGTGTCGCCGGAAATCTCTCCAGCGTCGGTTCCGATACCCTCGCCAATCTGATGACCCTGTGGGCTGAAGATTTTAAGCGGCATTACCCGAATGTGAATGTGCAAATCCAGGCCGCTGGGTCGTCCACCGCGCCCCCAGCGCTGACCGAGGGTACCTCCAATGTCGGCCCAATGAGCCGAAAAATGAAGGATAAGGAAATCGAGGCCTTTGAAGGCAAATACGGCTACAAACCCACTGCCGTGCCTGTGGCCATTGATGCCCTGGCGGTGTTTGTGCACAAGGATAATCCGATCGAAGGTATGACGATTGCCCAAGTTGATGCGGTTTTCTCCAGCACTCGCCGCTGCGGCGCTGTAGAGGCGGTGCAGTCTTGGGGGCAGCTCGGAATGAGCGGGTCTTGGGTTGGCCGTGATATTCAGATCTTCGGCCGTAACTCGGTATCGGGAACCTACGGCTATTTTAAGGAAGAAGCCCTGTGTAAAGGCGACTTCAAAAATGGTGTTAATGAGCAGCCCGGTTCGGCTTCAGTCGTGCAATCGGTATCGACTTCGATTAACGGCATTGGCTACTCTGGTATTGGCTACCAAACACCCAGTGTTCGGCCGATCCCGCTGGCGAAAGATGACAAGAGTAGCTTTGTTGAAGCCACCGCAGAAAACGCGACCAAGGGAACCTATCCTTTATCACGCTTCCTTTATGTCTACGTCAATAAAGCGCCAAACCAGCCGCTGGCGCCGCTGGAGCGTGAGTTTCTTAAGCTGGTGCTGTCCCGTGAGGGGCAGGAAGTGGTGGTAAAAGACGGCTACGTGCCGCTGCCCGCCAAAGTGGTTGAGCGTATCTACGCGCTGCTTGAAATGTAA
- a CDS encoding ABC transporter permease subunit has protein sequence MNSAEVRNTASAFRRWRQFKDSAAAVTITGGGVAILFAILLIFFYLLYEILPLFRAASIEKLAEYPAPAGGAALYLAMEEQAEVGFRLDRDGAAVFFEVGSGREMKRQQLNVGSGDLSSFTIESEVSRVFALGSDSGEVLIAKHDYRTSYPNNTRVITPRLSFPYGDAPLTLAEGRSLDALAVNDGDDALVVVGVSDGKLVGKRWQKEEDFLTEEVTLVEAALPLPPLTMVAQSLLIDPDQRWLYVFSESGEFRLIDLRAGTVADKGHLFERGNLSDIRFLLGGISILAASSEGDLAQWFVVRDTASASGYRLKEIRQFDRSAEEGVSALVTEHRRKGFLALGSQGQLDIFHSTAHRRLLNEALPLKHPAAMAISPRANRLLVEGDDGNILEYAVHNEHPELSWSALWEKVWYESYSEPAYVWQSSSASNDFEPKYSFAPLAFGTLKAAFYAMLIAAPLAICGAIYTAYFMAPTLRRKIKPVIELMEALPTVILGFLAGLWLAPFIEKNMPAVFSLLLLMPVSILLFAWLWSKLPGKVVKHVPDGWHPVLLVPVIIGLVMLCVALGAPMEKMLFDGDMRRWLTRDLGVSFDQRNALVVGIAMGFAVIPTIFSIAEDAIFSVPKHLSHGSLALGATPWQSLVGVVLPTASPGIFSGLMIGMGRAVGETMIVLMATGNTPIMDANIFEGMRTLAANIAVEIGETEVDSTHFRVLFLAAFVLFMFTFLVNTVAEVVRQRLRMRYGNL, from the coding sequence ATGAATTCTGCGGAAGTGAGAAATACCGCGTCGGCTTTCCGTCGTTGGCGCCAATTTAAAGACTCGGCTGCCGCGGTCACGATCACCGGCGGCGGTGTGGCGATTCTGTTCGCCATTCTGTTGATTTTTTTCTATCTCCTCTACGAAATCCTGCCATTGTTTCGCGCTGCCAGTATTGAAAAGCTGGCCGAATACCCGGCGCCAGCCGGCGGCGCAGCCTTGTATTTGGCAATGGAAGAGCAGGCCGAGGTGGGGTTTCGCCTAGACCGGGACGGCGCGGCTGTTTTTTTTGAAGTTGGCTCAGGGCGTGAGATGAAGCGCCAACAGCTCAATGTCGGCTCGGGTGATTTATCCAGTTTTACCATTGAGTCAGAGGTCAGCCGCGTCTTTGCGCTCGGTAGTGATTCGGGCGAAGTTCTCATTGCGAAACACGACTACCGTACCAGTTACCCTAACAACACCCGCGTCATTACGCCGCGGTTGAGCTTTCCGTATGGTGATGCGCCGCTGACATTGGCCGAGGGGCGTTCGTTAGACGCGCTGGCTGTAAATGATGGCGATGATGCGCTTGTTGTCGTCGGCGTTTCCGATGGCAAATTGGTGGGAAAACGCTGGCAAAAAGAAGAGGACTTCCTGACAGAGGAGGTTACGCTTGTGGAGGCGGCCCTGCCGTTACCGCCCCTGACAATGGTTGCGCAGTCTCTGTTGATCGATCCCGATCAGCGCTGGCTGTATGTCTTTAGTGAAAGTGGTGAGTTTCGTCTGATTGATTTACGTGCCGGTACGGTTGCCGACAAGGGGCATTTGTTTGAACGCGGCAACCTGAGCGATATCCGCTTTCTGCTTGGTGGTATTTCGATCTTGGCCGCATCCAGCGAGGGAGACTTGGCTCAGTGGTTTGTGGTGCGAGATACCGCATCGGCCAGTGGTTATCGGTTGAAAGAAATTCGCCAGTTCGATCGCTCAGCCGAAGAGGGGGTTTCGGCCCTGGTCACTGAACACCGACGCAAGGGTTTTCTGGCGTTGGGCAGTCAGGGCCAACTCGATATTTTTCACTCAACGGCCCACCGCCGACTGCTGAACGAAGCGCTGCCGCTGAAGCATCCAGCGGCGATGGCGATATCACCCCGGGCTAACCGCCTTCTGGTTGAGGGTGACGATGGCAATATTTTGGAATACGCGGTGCACAATGAGCACCCGGAGCTGTCGTGGTCAGCCCTTTGGGAAAAGGTTTGGTACGAAAGCTACTCTGAGCCCGCCTACGTCTGGCAGTCGTCCTCAGCGAGCAACGATTTTGAACCCAAATACAGTTTTGCACCGCTGGCATTTGGCACCTTAAAGGCGGCTTTCTATGCGATGTTGATTGCCGCACCGCTGGCGATTTGCGGAGCCATTTACACAGCGTACTTCATGGCGCCGACGCTGCGTCGCAAGATAAAACCCGTGATCGAATTGATGGAGGCCCTGCCTACGGTCATTCTCGGCTTTCTGGCGGGTTTGTGGTTGGCGCCCTTCATCGAAAAGAATATGCCGGCGGTATTCAGTCTGCTGTTGCTGATGCCCGTTTCGATATTGCTGTTTGCATGGTTGTGGTCCAAGTTGCCCGGCAAGGTGGTCAAACATGTGCCTGATGGATGGCACCCAGTGCTGTTAGTGCCGGTGATTATCGGCCTAGTGATGCTGTGTGTGGCGCTGGGCGCTCCCATGGAAAAGATGCTTTTTGATGGCGATATGCGGCGTTGGCTGACGCGTGATCTGGGGGTTTCCTTTGATCAGCGCAACGCCTTGGTGGTCGGAATTGCGATGGGGTTTGCGGTGATTCCAACGATCTTCTCCATCGCTGAAGATGCGATTTTCTCAGTGCCCAAACATCTTAGTCACGGGTCTCTGGCGCTGGGCGCGACACCTTGGCAGAGCCTGGTGGGTGTCGTGCTGCCCACCGCCAGCCCAGGTATTTTTTCTGGACTGATGATTGGTATGGGCCGTGCTGTGGGGGAGACCATGATTGTACTGATGGCCACCGGCAACACGCCCATTATGGATGCCAATATCTTTGAAGGAATGCGCACGCTGGCGGCGAATATTGCGGTCGAGATTGGCGAGACCGAAGTGGATAGCACTCACTTCAGGGTATTGTTCCTCGCGGCGTTTGTCTTATTCATGTTCACCTTCCTGGTGAACACCGTTGCAGAAGTGGTGCGTCAGCGTTTGCGCATGCGCTACGGCAACCTGTAA
- the pstA gene encoding phosphate ABC transporter permease PstA, whose protein sequence is MNLRGQQQDGFLNWCKRGEPMIWANAAAVTVSTLAVIGLLVLLAVRGFGHFWPSAVMSATYAPPGEVASALLAEHVETESVPLEQLLSAGYPLPETKPFVERALVKQGNRDVTGVDFKWVLSDYLSAISYPESVVVIERREWGNFYGYLTAIQEQGKTLEIADADLWQAFQNKVAAADLLHEQIERIEKHDIGSINHAMERLRLKDRAAELDSSLSEQQLQRVQAANAESRAELEAQYQVLQKRLQELYREWRQDSFTAKTASGREVTMRFATVVKAHRPNTMSVFAKTGFYFEQFWAFLSEAPREANTEGGIFPAIFGTVIMVLIMSVLVTPFGVIAAVYLREYAKQGLMTRIVRIAVNNLAGVPSIVYGVFGLGFFIYFLGAEMDKAFFPEALPAPTFGTPGLLWASVTLALLTLPVVIVATEEGLSRIPRNLREGSLALGATKAETLWRVVLPMASPAMMTGLILAVARAAGEVAPLMLVGVVKLAPSLPVDGNFPFVHLDQKFMHLGFHIYDVGFQSPNVEAARPLVYATALLLVIIIALLNLSAVGLRNHLREKYKSLEM, encoded by the coding sequence ATGAATCTACGCGGGCAACAACAGGACGGCTTTTTAAATTGGTGCAAGCGCGGCGAGCCGATGATTTGGGCCAACGCAGCAGCGGTAACGGTCAGCACCCTCGCGGTAATCGGCTTGTTAGTGCTCTTGGCGGTACGGGGATTTGGTCACTTTTGGCCATCTGCGGTGATGTCTGCTACCTACGCGCCGCCGGGGGAAGTCGCCTCGGCTCTGCTGGCAGAGCACGTTGAAACCGAATCTGTTCCCTTGGAGCAACTGCTTAGCGCTGGATACCCGCTGCCGGAAACCAAGCCCTTTGTCGAGCGGGCACTGGTAAAACAGGGTAACCGTGATGTTACTGGTGTTGATTTCAAATGGGTGCTGAGTGACTACCTCAGTGCCATCAGCTATCCGGAGTCGGTGGTGGTGATCGAGCGGCGGGAGTGGGGCAACTTCTACGGCTATCTCACCGCCATTCAAGAACAGGGAAAAACGCTGGAAATTGCCGATGCAGATCTGTGGCAGGCCTTTCAGAATAAAGTGGCTGCAGCAGATCTGTTGCATGAGCAGATTGAGCGAATCGAAAAACACGATATCGGCTCCATCAACCATGCCATGGAACGACTGCGGTTAAAGGATCGTGCGGCGGAGTTGGACTCCAGCTTGAGCGAGCAACAATTGCAGCGGGTCCAGGCCGCGAACGCCGAAAGTCGGGCCGAGCTGGAAGCGCAGTATCAGGTGCTGCAAAAGCGTTTGCAGGAACTCTATCGAGAGTGGCGGCAGGACAGTTTTACCGCCAAGACAGCCAGTGGTCGTGAAGTGACCATGCGCTTTGCCACGGTGGTTAAAGCCCACCGTCCCAACACCATGTCGGTGTTTGCCAAAACCGGGTTTTACTTCGAACAATTCTGGGCGTTTCTCAGCGAGGCACCTCGGGAAGCCAACACGGAAGGGGGCATTTTCCCGGCAATTTTTGGCACCGTCATCATGGTGTTGATCATGTCTGTGTTGGTGACACCCTTTGGCGTGATCGCTGCGGTCTATCTGCGCGAGTATGCTAAACAAGGCCTGATGACGCGCATCGTCCGTATCGCTGTCAACAACCTGGCTGGTGTGCCGTCCATTGTTTACGGGGTATTTGGGCTGGGCTTTTTTATCTATTTTCTCGGTGCCGAAATGGACAAGGCCTTTTTTCCAGAGGCACTGCCGGCACCCACCTTTGGCACCCCGGGACTCCTGTGGGCCTCGGTCACTCTGGCTTTGTTGACGCTGCCGGTGGTGATTGTTGCTACCGAGGAAGGCTTGTCGCGGATTCCCCGCAATCTGCGCGAGGGCAGTTTGGCGCTGGGCGCAACTAAAGCGGAAACCTTGTGGCGGGTGGTACTGCCCATGGCCAGTCCGGCAATGATGACCGGCTTGATTCTGGCGGTAGCCCGGGCGGCTGGGGAAGTGGCTCCGCTGATGCTCGTTGGAGTGGTTAAGCTGGCACCTTCATTGCCGGTCGATGGGAATTTCCCCTTTGTCCATCTGGACCAAAAATTTATGCATTTGGGCTTTCACATATATGATGTGGGTTTTCAAAGCCCCAATGTGGAGGCGGCTCGTCCCCTGGTATACGCCACAGCCTTGCTGCTGGTGATTATTATCGCGCTGCTAAACCTGAGCGCGGTGGGGCTGCGCAACCATTTGCGCGAAAAATACAAGTCGCTGGAAATGTAG
- the pstB gene encoding phosphate ABC transporter ATP-binding protein PstB, giving the protein MTKSHAIDLDSLGRTRSENDIQREEIALTVENLDLYYSQKQALYDINMVIPRRKVTAFIGPSGCGKSTLLRSFNRMNDLVDGCRIEGAIRLDGNNIYEKGVDVSTLRRHVGMVFQKPNPFPKSIYENVAYGLRIQGINKKRVLDEVVERSLRGAALWDEVKDRLHDNALGMSGGQQQRLVIARTIAVEPEVLLLDEPASALDPISTLKIEELIYELKDQYTIVIVTHNMQQAARVSDYTAFMYMGKLIEFDNTDTLFTNPDNKQTEDYITGRYG; this is encoded by the coding sequence ATGACCAAATCTCACGCCATCGATCTGGATTCTCTGGGCCGTACTCGAAGCGAAAATGATATTCAGCGCGAGGAAATTGCGCTGACGGTGGAAAACCTGGATTTGTATTACAGCCAAAAGCAGGCGCTGTATGACATTAATATGGTGATTCCCCGGCGCAAGGTGACCGCGTTTATCGGTCCCAGTGGTTGCGGTAAATCAACGCTGCTACGCAGTTTTAACCGGATGAACGATCTGGTGGATGGCTGCCGCATTGAGGGCGCCATTCGCCTCGATGGCAACAATATTTACGAAAAGGGCGTTGATGTGTCGACCCTGCGCCGCCATGTGGGCATGGTATTTCAGAAGCCGAATCCCTTTCCCAAGTCGATCTATGAAAATGTCGCCTACGGGTTGCGTATTCAAGGTATTAACAAAAAGCGGGTGTTAGATGAGGTGGTTGAACGCTCGCTGCGGGGGGCGGCGCTGTGGGATGAAGTGAAAGACCGTCTCCATGACAACGCGCTGGGAATGTCGGGCGGTCAGCAGCAACGTCTGGTCATTGCGCGCACCATCGCGGTAGAGCCGGAAGTATTGCTACTGGATGAGCCTGCCTCGGCACTGGACCCGATCTCCACCCTGAAAATTGAAGAGCTGATCTACGAACTTAAAGATCAGTACACAATCGTAATAGTCACACACAATATGCAGCAGGCAGCCCGGGTTTCGGATTACACTGCATTCATGTACATGGGCAAACTCATTGAGTTTGATAATACCGACACCCTGTTTACCAACCCAGATAATAAGCAAACCGAAGACTATATTACCGGGCGCTACGGCTAA
- the phoU gene encoding phosphate signaling complex protein PhoU has translation MKERDLHHAHHISQQFNTELDEIKTRMLEMGGLVEKQVADATTAFMLQDTGMAEEVKKGDRLVNALEVSIDEECTIILARRQPAASDLRLVLSISKTLSDLERMGDEASKVADSSIKLSELGGLPRSVLEIRHIGDHVTGMVRSALDAFARVDVDLALQVAEEDNAVDMEYGTAMRSLVTYMMEDPRTISSVLQVMWALRSLERIGDHARNIAEHVIYLVKGADVRHAGIDEMAATVQQQS, from the coding sequence ATGAAAGAACGCGATCTTCATCACGCACATCACATTTCCCAGCAATTCAATACCGAGCTGGATGAAATCAAAACGCGAATGCTGGAAATGGGCGGCTTGGTAGAGAAGCAAGTTGCCGACGCCACAACGGCGTTTATGCTGCAAGACACCGGGATGGCTGAAGAGGTCAAAAAGGGTGACCGGCTGGTCAATGCCCTGGAGGTGTCCATTGATGAAGAGTGCACGATTATCCTAGCCCGGCGTCAGCCTGCTGCCAGCGATTTGCGCCTGGTGTTGTCGATCAGTAAAACGCTGAGTGATCTGGAGCGCATGGGCGACGAGGCCAGCAAGGTGGCTGACAGCTCGATCAAACTCAGCGAGTTGGGCGGCTTGCCGCGCAGCGTGCTGGAGATCCGCCATATTGGCGATCACGTGACGGGCATGGTGCGCAGTGCCCTCGACGCCTTCGCCAGGGTGGATGTCGACCTTGCCCTGCAGGTGGCCGAGGAAGATAACGCGGTAGACATGGAATACGGCACGGCGATGCGCAGCCTGGTGACCTACATGATGGAAGACCCGCGCACCATCTCTTCGGTGCTGCAAGTAATGTGGGCACTGCGCTCACTGGAGCGCATTGGTGACCATGCCCGCAACATTGCTGAGCATGTGATTTACCTGGTTAAGGGTGCCGATGTGCGCCATGCGGGTATTGATGAAATGGCGGCAACCGTTCAGCAGCAGTCGTAG
- a CDS encoding AbgT family transporter, with the protein MRSHPSSPSLSQRWLNGIEAAGNRLPNPVLLFVIFCLAVVVISALVQGAGLTATHPVTGQSLTAKSLLSEDGLRWMLTSAVSNFTQFAPVGPVVVAIMGIAIAEHSGLLGKVLASLAHRAPPRSLSAVIVFTGVLSSIGFDAGYVVLIPLAALIFRAAGRSPLAGIAAAFAGVSGGFSANLLLGPVDAILAGISTEAIGLIDPQREVLASGNYFFIAISAVFITVVGALVNETLVEPRLAKPEPPTEASAQPLSTESGRAPIWLLVYSAAFAGLLVSLVLPEGGLLRNPDPNGLAALPLLKTLVIWIALYAGGAGIIYGYLSGKYRSSHDWVAGMEQGVSTLAGYLVLMFFAAQFVNYFAWSGLGAMAAVGGASWLGELALSKTTLLLLFIMTSAAINLLIGSASAKWAVMAPVFVPMLALLGLPPEATQMAYRIGDSCTNIITPLMPYFGVVVAFMQSHDKSAGMGTLMAMMLPYSICLLLSWSALLLLWLGLGLPLGPGA; encoded by the coding sequence ATGCGCAGTCACCCATCGTCACCCAGCCTGAGCCAGCGCTGGTTGAATGGCATCGAAGCAGCAGGCAACCGACTGCCCAACCCGGTACTGCTGTTTGTGATATTTTGCCTCGCTGTGGTGGTGATATCCGCTCTGGTGCAAGGCGCCGGTCTGACCGCAACCCACCCTGTCACCGGCCAGTCCCTCACCGCAAAATCCCTGCTGAGCGAAGACGGCCTGCGCTGGATGTTGACCAGCGCCGTGAGCAATTTCACCCAGTTCGCTCCAGTCGGCCCAGTTGTGGTGGCAATTATGGGCATCGCCATCGCCGAGCATTCCGGCCTGTTGGGCAAGGTGTTAGCGTCGCTGGCCCACCGGGCGCCGCCGCGCAGTTTGAGTGCGGTGATTGTTTTCACTGGCGTCCTTTCCAGTATCGGCTTTGACGCTGGCTATGTCGTGCTGATTCCGCTGGCAGCACTGATCTTTCGCGCCGCCGGTCGATCACCCCTGGCCGGCATCGCCGCGGCCTTTGCCGGCGTATCGGGCGGGTTCAGCGCCAACTTATTGCTCGGGCCAGTCGATGCGATTCTGGCGGGCATCTCCACCGAAGCGATCGGGCTAATCGATCCCCAGCGGGAAGTGTTGGCCAGTGGCAATTATTTCTTTATCGCTATTTCAGCGGTATTCATTACCGTGGTGGGCGCGCTGGTCAACGAGACCCTGGTAGAACCGCGCCTAGCCAAACCCGAGCCACCCACTGAAGCTTCTGCCCAGCCCCTCAGCACAGAGTCCGGCCGTGCACCCATTTGGCTGCTGGTATACTCCGCCGCCTTTGCAGGCTTGCTGGTTTCGCTGGTTCTGCCCGAGGGCGGCTTGCTGCGCAATCCCGATCCCAATGGGCTTGCCGCCTTGCCACTGCTGAAAACCCTGGTCATCTGGATTGCGCTTTATGCCGGGGGAGCGGGTATTATTTACGGCTATCTGAGCGGCAAATATCGCAGCAGCCATGATTGGGTGGCGGGCATGGAGCAAGGGGTAAGCACGCTGGCGGGATATCTGGTGCTGATGTTTTTTGCCGCCCAGTTCGTGAATTACTTTGCCTGGTCGGGCCTTGGCGCCATGGCGGCGGTTGGCGGTGCAAGTTGGCTGGGAGAGTTGGCCCTGTCCAAGACCACGCTGTTGCTCTTATTTATTATGACCAGTGCCGCCATCAATCTGTTGATTGGCAGCGCGTCAGCAAAATGGGCGGTGATGGCGCCGGTGTTTGTGCCCATGCTGGCCCTGCTCGGCCTGCCGCCGGAGGCCACCCAGATGGCCTATCGCATCGGCGATTCCTGCACCAATATCATCACCCCGTTGATGCCGTATTTTGGGGTAGTGGTCGCCTTTATGCAGAGTCACGACAAGTCGGCTGGCATGGGCACACTCATGGCCATGATGCTGCCCTACTCGATTTGCCTGCTGTTGAGCTGGAGCGCACTGCTGCTGTTGTGGCTGGGACTGGGCTTGCCGCTGGGGCCCGGCGCCTAG
- a CDS encoding MFS transporter produces the protein MDHPSSQHPPAKILFALYLAMMAVGMGQTVVFAIVPMLGREMHLDELVFRLPLLGIQFQPRELAITSLSAMAAVIFFFAAPFWGRLSDRLGRKPVILMGLLGYALGSTVFNLASYVGLSGLLGGAALYFLLVVSRAFHALVMSGTHPGASAYMADTTSPSERTKGMGRLQAANQLGVMIGPVLAWFVHFSFLAPLFVQAILALCAAVLVWRFLPALPPPPQETGERRRRMSYFDPRYRLFILIGFTVFSLVAMVQQTLGFYFQDTLGVDSVRAAQLFSVAMVVSSATMLMTQFLLVQRVRAKPITLLVSGMPFSFLAYLMLANATQLSHLMLAMSMIGLGMGLTGPAFTASASLVVEPREQGELAGMLGSIIGLGFVFGPLLGGALYSVSSHYPYWAAALVMLVMSLLLTRHWRRQWFSGSGGAV, from the coding sequence GTGGATCACCCCTCGTCACAGCATCCCCCAGCAAAAATCCTGTTCGCGCTCTACCTTGCCATGATGGCAGTGGGAATGGGGCAAACCGTGGTGTTTGCGATTGTGCCGATGCTCGGGCGCGAAATGCATCTGGATGAACTGGTCTTTCGGCTGCCGTTGCTTGGTATCCAGTTTCAGCCTCGGGAGCTTGCGATTACGTCGCTGTCGGCCATGGCTGCCGTGATCTTCTTTTTTGCCGCCCCGTTTTGGGGGCGTCTGTCGGACCGCTTGGGACGTAAGCCGGTCATTTTGATGGGGCTGTTGGGATACGCCCTGGGCTCGACGGTTTTTAATCTAGCCTCTTACGTTGGTTTGTCCGGCCTGCTTGGCGGTGCCGCCCTGTACTTCCTGTTGGTTGTCAGTCGGGCGTTCCATGCGCTGGTAATGTCTGGCACCCACCCCGGCGCTTCGGCTTACATGGCCGATACGACGAGCCCCAGCGAACGTACCAAGGGAATGGGGCGACTACAGGCGGCAAATCAGCTCGGTGTGATGATCGGCCCTGTGCTTGCCTGGTTTGTGCACTTCAGCTTTCTTGCCCCGTTATTTGTTCAGGCAATATTGGCTTTGTGTGCCGCCGTTTTGGTCTGGCGATTCCTACCGGCCTTGCCGCCGCCACCGCAGGAAACGGGTGAGCGTCGCCGTCGGATGTCCTATTTTGATCCTCGCTACCGCCTGTTCATCTTGATTGGCTTCACGGTGTTCAGTCTGGTGGCGATGGTACAGCAAACACTCGGGTTTTATTTTCAGGACACGCTGGGGGTGGATAGTGTGCGGGCAGCCCAGTTGTTCTCGGTGGCGATGGTGGTGTCCTCCGCAACCATGTTAATGACCCAGTTTTTGCTGGTTCAACGGGTCCGCGCCAAGCCGATAACACTGCTTGTCAGTGGTATGCCTTTTAGTTTCTTGGCCTACCTCATGTTGGCCAACGCCACCCAGCTCAGTCATCTCATGCTGGCAATGTCGATGATTGGCCTGGGCATGGGCCTCACTGGCCCCGCGTTTACCGCGAGTGCGTCGCTGGTAGTCGAGCCCCGGGAGCAAGGCGAATTGGCGGGCATGCTCGGCTCAATTATTGGTTTGGGTTTTGTATTTGGGCCGCTGCTGGGTGGCGCGCTCTACAGTGTATCGAGCCATTATCCTTACTGGGCAGCGGCCCTGGTCATGTTGGTCATGTCGCTGCTGCTGACCAGGCATTGGCGGCGGCAGTGGTTTTCTGGTAGCGGCGGCGCTGTCTAA